Proteins encoded by one window of Kribbella italica:
- a CDS encoding substrate-binding domain-containing protein gives MSTEPVARGQKARHLADELRRGIAGLRWPGGKLPTEQQLVVEQGVSLNTVRRAVDLLVQDGLVYRRQGSGMYIADQVVGPVVGVAVPSMTYYYPRIIVGIERELAEHGGQMMLRSTEWDQAEERQALESLVKAGVAGLIVAPDEPVHDDFGLPMVLVERGLEDPATVHEFVGSNHAAGARAAVNHLKSLGHTRIGYLERPGPHTAPQVYAGLKDDVVLTRSTERWSTADADRLLDDVLGADVTGVICFADREANLLLTAALARGIEVPRQLSVISYDDEVADLSDVPLTAVSPAKSEVGRLAVNVLRARLKHPEAPRQQISLVPRLIIRESTGPAPS, from the coding sequence GTGAGCACAGAGCCGGTCGCGCGCGGGCAGAAGGCGCGTCATCTCGCCGACGAGCTGCGGCGCGGGATCGCCGGGCTGCGCTGGCCGGGCGGCAAGCTGCCGACCGAGCAGCAACTGGTCGTCGAGCAGGGCGTCAGTCTCAACACCGTACGGCGGGCGGTCGACCTGCTGGTGCAGGACGGGCTGGTCTACCGGCGGCAGGGCTCGGGCATGTACATCGCCGACCAGGTCGTCGGCCCGGTGGTGGGCGTCGCCGTACCGTCGATGACGTACTACTACCCGCGCATCATCGTCGGCATCGAGCGCGAGCTCGCCGAGCACGGCGGCCAGATGATGCTGCGCAGCACGGAGTGGGACCAGGCCGAGGAACGCCAGGCCCTGGAAAGCCTCGTCAAGGCAGGCGTTGCCGGGTTGATCGTCGCACCCGACGAACCGGTGCACGACGACTTCGGTTTGCCGATGGTGCTGGTGGAGCGCGGATTGGAGGATCCGGCGACCGTGCACGAGTTCGTCGGCTCCAACCACGCGGCGGGGGCACGAGCCGCGGTCAACCACCTGAAGAGCCTCGGCCACACCCGGATCGGCTACCTCGAAAGGCCCGGGCCGCACACCGCACCACAGGTGTACGCCGGGCTCAAGGACGACGTCGTCCTGACCCGGTCCACCGAGCGCTGGAGCACCGCGGACGCGGACCGACTGCTCGACGACGTCCTCGGCGCCGACGTCACGGGCGTGATCTGCTTCGCCGACCGGGAGGCCAACCTGCTGCTCACCGCGGCGCTCGCGCGCGGGATCGAGGTCCCCCGGCAGCTCTCGGTGATCAGCTACGACGACGAGGTCGCCGATCTGTCCGACGTACCGCTGACTGCGGTCTCACCGGCCAAGTCTGAGGTCGGCCGGCTCGCGGTCAACGTACTCCGCGCACGACTGAAGCACCCAGAAGCTCCGCGTCAGCAGATTTCGTTGGTGCCTCGCTTGATCATCCGCGAGTCCACCGGCCCGGCACCGAGTTAG
- a CDS encoding CBS domain-containing protein: MSAPLVIDGKRDGVMQAGDIAVGVPTVTVTDPVAKAVRMMAVGRLPGLIVVDEQSRPTAVLPGSQVLRLAIPGSFQEDPMLARTVDEASADSFWRELGNLTVGDCLPRQPLRPATVAPDATLLEIAALMARLRSPLVAVVGADGVLLGAITLERLLTSLAVTGPGEPPPV; this comes from the coding sequence ATGTCCGCACCGCTGGTGATCGACGGGAAACGGGACGGTGTCATGCAGGCAGGTGATATCGCTGTCGGCGTGCCGACCGTGACCGTGACGGACCCGGTGGCCAAGGCGGTGCGGATGATGGCGGTCGGGCGGCTCCCGGGGCTGATCGTCGTGGACGAGCAGTCCCGGCCGACCGCCGTCCTGCCCGGCTCCCAGGTCCTCCGGCTGGCGATCCCCGGCTCCTTCCAGGAGGACCCGATGCTCGCCCGGACCGTCGACGAGGCGAGCGCCGACTCGTTCTGGCGCGAGCTCGGCAACTTGACCGTCGGCGACTGCCTCCCGCGCCAGCCGTTGCGCCCGGCCACGGTTGCGCCCGACGCGACCCTCCTGGAGATCGCCGCGTTGATGGCCCGTCTGCGCAGCCCGCTGGTCGCGGTCGTCGGCGCGGACGGCGTACTGCTGGGTGCTATCACCCTGGAGCGATTACTGACCAGCTTGGCGGTCACCGGTCCCGGCGAGCCGCCGCCGGTCTGA
- a CDS encoding polysaccharide lyase family 8 super-sandwich domain-containing protein encodes MRRRTFLTLSTAAAAATTLTLPTAAFAAPADFAALRAKWAADLTGRDVIDPADPDFKAALDRIDAAVASSLTKLDRSAGRKLVFTDQPLTADPSVANTYVRLEQLATAWSTPGSAYYHAPALLADVLAALESMNTLIYKVGTVEFGNWWSWEIGATRPLASTMVLLYDELPAEARARYCAAIDHFVPDPYYMFPPARRALSTGANRVDLCQAIIVRALVTDDEAKLVHARDGLSDTWQYVTSGDGFYRDGSFVQHTWVAYTGTYGHVLLSGIGKLLALLAGSPWEVTDPKRQILFDSVAKAYLPVVHDLRMTDFVRGRAVSRSNASDHDDGYTAAEAILRLAGGVDAALAARWRSAVAGWVRRDTYGNMLTGATIPRVALVKSLAGVTPAAEPDGHTLFASMDRSIHRRGGWAYAISMASQRISYYEAGNGENDHGYHTGSGMTYLYDRDNGQYADAFWPTVDRYRLPGITVDKLPLPPKAGGEWGAARPVNATWVGGATLGGYAAVGQDLEGPSSPMRARKSWFCFDEYVVALGAGITGSSGHAVETVVENRNLHAGGTNKLVVDGAVRVAGLGDTVSLPRARWAHLEGVAGYVFLSGASVRAVREARTGSWRDVNTGGSPTPITRRYLTLWMDHGVDPTNASYSYLLAPGASLARTRELARSSALRVLANTADVQAVTRSGLTMANFWRAGRVGNLFADNPLSVVQRQRGRDFEFALSDPTQLATTIRLRLLLPGARVLQADEGVTTRRTPLGVEITVDVKGAAGATRVVKVRLG; translated from the coding sequence GTGCGACGCCGGACCTTCCTGACGCTCTCGACCGCTGCTGCCGCGGCCACCACGCTCACCCTGCCGACCGCCGCCTTCGCGGCGCCCGCCGACTTCGCCGCGCTGCGCGCGAAATGGGCCGCCGACCTCACCGGCCGCGACGTGATCGACCCCGCCGACCCGGACTTCAAGGCCGCGCTCGACCGGATCGACGCCGCCGTCGCGTCCTCGCTCACCAAGCTCGACCGGTCCGCCGGCCGCAAGCTCGTCTTCACCGACCAGCCGCTGACCGCCGACCCGTCCGTGGCGAACACCTATGTCCGGCTCGAGCAGCTGGCCACCGCCTGGTCGACGCCCGGCTCGGCGTACTACCACGCGCCCGCGCTGCTGGCCGACGTACTGGCTGCTCTGGAGTCGATGAACACCCTGATCTACAAGGTCGGAACCGTTGAGTTCGGCAACTGGTGGTCGTGGGAGATCGGCGCGACGCGACCGCTCGCGTCGACGATGGTGCTGCTGTACGACGAGCTCCCGGCCGAGGCACGAGCGCGCTACTGCGCCGCGATCGATCATTTCGTCCCCGACCCGTACTACATGTTCCCGCCCGCGCGGCGCGCTCTCTCGACCGGAGCGAACCGCGTCGATCTCTGCCAGGCGATCATCGTCCGCGCGCTGGTGACCGACGACGAGGCCAAGCTCGTGCACGCGCGCGACGGTCTGAGCGACACGTGGCAGTACGTGACGAGCGGCGACGGGTTCTACCGGGACGGATCGTTCGTGCAGCACACGTGGGTCGCCTACACCGGGACCTACGGGCACGTGCTGCTGAGCGGGATCGGCAAGCTGCTCGCTCTCCTGGCCGGTTCGCCGTGGGAGGTGACCGACCCGAAGCGGCAGATCCTGTTCGACTCGGTCGCGAAGGCGTACCTGCCGGTGGTGCACGACCTGCGGATGACGGACTTCGTCCGCGGGCGGGCGGTGTCGCGGTCGAACGCGTCCGACCACGACGACGGCTACACCGCGGCGGAGGCGATCCTGCGGCTCGCCGGCGGGGTCGACGCGGCGCTGGCCGCGCGCTGGCGGTCGGCCGTGGCCGGCTGGGTCCGGCGTGACACGTACGGGAACATGTTGACCGGGGCAACGATCCCGCGGGTGGCGCTGGTGAAGTCGCTGGCCGGGGTGACGCCGGCGGCGGAACCGGACGGGCACACGCTGTTCGCGAGCATGGACCGGTCGATCCACCGGCGCGGCGGGTGGGCCTACGCGATCTCGATGGCGAGCCAGCGGATCTCGTACTACGAGGCCGGCAACGGCGAGAACGACCACGGCTACCACACCGGGTCGGGGATGACCTACCTGTACGACCGGGACAACGGGCAGTACGCCGACGCGTTCTGGCCGACGGTCGATCGGTACCGGCTGCCTGGCATCACGGTCGACAAGCTGCCGCTGCCGCCGAAGGCCGGGGGCGAGTGGGGTGCTGCTCGACCGGTGAACGCGACGTGGGTCGGTGGGGCGACGCTGGGTGGGTATGCGGCGGTCGGTCAGGATCTGGAGGGACCGTCGTCGCCGATGCGGGCTCGAAAGTCCTGGTTCTGCTTCGACGAGTACGTGGTTGCCCTCGGCGCCGGGATCACCGGGTCCAGCGGGCATGCGGTGGAGACGGTGGTCGAGAACCGCAATCTGCATGCTGGGGGCACCAACAAGCTGGTGGTGGACGGTGCTGTCCGCGTTGCCGGCTTGGGTGACACAGTGTCGTTGCCGCGAGCACGCTGGGCGCATCTGGAGGGCGTCGCCGGCTACGTGTTCCTGTCCGGGGCTTCGGTGCGTGCGGTGCGGGAGGCGCGGACGGGATCGTGGCGGGACGTCAACACCGGTGGTTCTCCGACGCCGATCACGCGGCGGTACCTCACCCTTTGGATGGACCACGGGGTCGATCCCACCAACGCGTCGTACAGCTATCTGCTGGCACCTGGTGCGAGCCTCGCGAGAACGCGGGAGCTCGCGCGATCTTCGGCTCTCCGGGTGCTGGCCAACACGGCAGACGTCCAGGCGGTCACGCGGTCCGGTCTGACCATGGCGAACTTCTGGCGCGCGGGGCGCGTCGGCAATCTGTTCGCCGACAATCCTCTGTCGGTGGTCCAGCGGCAGCGCGGCAGAGACTTCGAGTTCGCGCTCTCCGACCCGACCCAACTGGCCACCACGATCCGCCTGCGACTGCTCCTGCCAGGCGCGCGAGTCCTCCAGGCCGACGAGGGAGTAACCACCCGCCGTACGCCGCTGGGCGTGGAGATCACCGTGGACGTGAAGGGCGCCGCCGGCGCCACCCGCGTCGTCAAGGTGCGCCTGGGGTAA
- a CDS encoding response regulator transcription factor, producing MIRILLADDHALVRRGVRLILDSEPDLTVVAEAGDGAEAVEIARTTPIDLAVLDVAMPRMTGLQAALELSRRREPPRILMLSMYDHEQYFFAALKAGASGYVLKSVADRDLVDACRAAGRGESFLYPGVMSTLVRDYLDRVRRGERLPGQVLTPREDEVVKLIAEGHSSKEIAGALTISVKTVERHRANILQKLGMRDRTELTRYAIRAGLIEP from the coding sequence GTGATCCGCATCCTGCTGGCCGACGACCACGCGCTGGTACGGCGTGGCGTCCGGCTGATCCTCGACAGCGAGCCCGACCTGACGGTCGTCGCTGAGGCCGGCGACGGCGCGGAGGCGGTCGAGATCGCGCGGACGACGCCGATCGACCTCGCCGTACTGGACGTCGCGATGCCGCGGATGACCGGCCTGCAGGCCGCCCTGGAGCTGTCGCGACGCCGCGAGCCACCGCGGATCCTGATGCTGTCGATGTACGACCACGAGCAGTACTTCTTCGCCGCGCTCAAGGCCGGCGCTTCCGGCTACGTCCTGAAGTCGGTCGCCGACCGCGATCTCGTCGACGCCTGCCGCGCGGCCGGCCGGGGCGAGTCGTTCCTCTACCCGGGCGTGATGAGCACGCTCGTCCGCGACTACCTCGATCGAGTACGCCGGGGGGAGCGGTTGCCCGGCCAGGTCCTCACGCCCCGCGAGGACGAGGTGGTCAAGCTGATCGCCGAAGGCCATTCGTCCAAGGAGATCGCCGGGGCGCTCACGATCAGCGTCAAGACCGTCGAACGCCACCGCGCGAACATCCTGCAGAAACTCGGCATGCGCGACCGCACCGAACTCACCCGCTACGCGATCCGCGCCGGCCTGATCGAGCCCTGA
- a CDS encoding SLC13 family permease, with the protein MRPYLALAIFALAFFFIATEKANKVKVVLLAAAAMVVLGLAPGSEVFFSEHEGIDWNVIFLLLGMMIIVGIIKQTGVFDYLGIWAAKRSRGEPYRLMVMLMVITAIASPFLDNVTTIMLVAPVTVVICDRLRIPAQPYLIAEVLASNIGGAATLIGDPPNIIIGSRAGLTFNDFLVHMAPIVVVVFVAFVLLSRFLFRKSFRYNPDEVAAVMALQERRAIKDGPLLVRCLVVLALVVVGFALHSVLHLEPSIVALVGAGTMILVSKVDVPEVLREVEWATLVFFMGLFVMVAGLVHTGVIETIGHWAVEQVGDNYLVAATALLFGSGVLGAFFDNIPYVATMTPVVEGVVAEAPDPATGQSLWWAFALGADFGGNGTAVAASANVVALGIATRTGHHITFWQFTRYGIVVTALSIAMAWVYVWLRYFA; encoded by the coding sequence GTGCGGCCGTACCTCGCGCTGGCGATCTTCGCGCTGGCGTTCTTCTTCATCGCCACCGAGAAGGCGAACAAGGTCAAGGTCGTGCTGCTGGCGGCCGCCGCGATGGTCGTGCTCGGGCTGGCGCCCGGCTCGGAGGTCTTCTTCTCCGAGCACGAGGGCATCGACTGGAACGTCATCTTCCTGCTGCTCGGGATGATGATCATCGTCGGGATCATCAAGCAGACCGGCGTCTTCGACTACCTCGGCATCTGGGCGGCCAAACGTTCCCGCGGCGAGCCGTACCGGTTGATGGTGATGCTGATGGTGATCACCGCCATCGCCTCGCCGTTCCTCGACAACGTCACCACGATCATGCTGGTCGCGCCGGTCACGGTGGTGATCTGCGACCGGCTCCGGATCCCGGCCCAGCCGTACCTGATCGCCGAGGTGCTGGCGTCCAACATCGGCGGCGCCGCGACGCTGATCGGTGACCCGCCGAACATCATCATCGGCAGCCGTGCCGGGCTGACCTTCAACGACTTCCTGGTGCACATGGCACCGATCGTGGTGGTCGTGTTCGTCGCCTTCGTGCTGCTGAGCCGGTTCCTGTTCCGCAAGTCGTTCCGCTACAACCCGGACGAGGTCGCCGCGGTGATGGCACTGCAGGAACGCCGGGCGATCAAGGACGGCCCGCTGCTCGTGCGCTGCCTCGTCGTACTGGCCCTGGTGGTCGTCGGCTTCGCGCTGCACTCGGTCCTGCACCTGGAGCCGTCGATCGTGGCGCTCGTCGGAGCCGGAACGATGATCCTGGTCTCGAAGGTCGACGTCCCGGAGGTGCTGCGCGAGGTCGAGTGGGCGACGCTGGTCTTCTTCATGGGCCTGTTCGTGATGGTCGCCGGCCTGGTGCACACCGGGGTGATCGAGACGATCGGTCACTGGGCGGTCGAGCAGGTCGGCGACAACTACCTGGTCGCGGCGACCGCGCTGCTGTTCGGCTCCGGTGTGCTCGGCGCGTTCTTCGACAACATCCCGTACGTCGCCACGATGACGCCGGTGGTCGAGGGAGTCGTTGCCGAGGCCCCGGATCCGGCGACCGGGCAGTCGTTGTGGTGGGCATTCGCCCTGGGCGCCGACTTCGGCGGCAACGGTACGGCGGTGGCCGCGAGCGCCAATGTGGTTGCCCTCGGCATCGCGACGCGGACCGGTCACCACATCACCTTCTGGCAGTTCACCCGGTACGGCATCGTGGTGACCGCGCTGAGCATCGCGATGGCCTGGGTCTACGTCTGGCTGCGGTACTTCGCGTGA
- a CDS encoding histidine kinase — MTSGMRLPLYWRVCLINGLLFVVGTMALAFLPVTVSARVLVSEAIVLVLGLTAIVGLNSLLLRTSLAPLDRLVRMMDEVDLQRPGQRLPEGRSGVATKLVRSFNAMLTRLETERGTSNAKALAAQEAERHRIAQELHDEIGQSLTAVLLGLKRLSDRVPAELADEFRLVQETTRAGLDEVREVARRLRPGVLEDLGLHNALAALATEFSSHGMRVRRVSSPGLAPLAPETELVIYRVAQEALTNAARHSGATEVEVSLLRQGNHVVLGVEDNGRGFRGGAEGGIQEGAGMRGMRERALLVAGELRIGPGQRGGVRVELRVS, encoded by the coding sequence ATGACCTCTGGGATGCGGCTACCTCTGTACTGGCGGGTCTGTCTGATCAACGGTTTGCTGTTCGTGGTCGGGACGATGGCGCTCGCGTTCCTGCCGGTGACCGTGTCGGCACGGGTCCTGGTGTCCGAGGCGATCGTGCTGGTGCTCGGGCTGACCGCGATCGTCGGGCTGAACTCGTTGCTGCTGCGGACGTCGCTGGCGCCGCTCGACCGGCTGGTGCGGATGATGGACGAGGTGGACCTGCAGCGGCCGGGGCAGCGGTTGCCGGAGGGCCGCAGCGGGGTGGCGACGAAGCTCGTGCGGAGCTTCAACGCGATGCTGACCCGGCTCGAGACCGAACGCGGGACGAGCAACGCGAAGGCGCTCGCGGCCCAGGAGGCCGAGCGGCATCGGATCGCGCAGGAACTGCACGACGAGATCGGGCAGAGCCTGACCGCCGTACTGCTCGGGTTGAAGCGGCTGTCCGACCGGGTGCCTGCGGAGTTGGCCGACGAGTTCCGGCTGGTGCAGGAGACGACGCGCGCCGGGCTGGACGAGGTCCGTGAGGTCGCGCGGCGGCTGCGGCCCGGCGTACTGGAGGATCTTGGACTGCACAACGCGCTGGCCGCGCTGGCGACCGAGTTCTCGTCGCACGGGATGCGCGTCCGACGGGTGTCGTCGCCGGGGCTGGCGCCGCTGGCGCCGGAGACGGAGCTGGTGATCTACCGCGTCGCCCAGGAAGCGCTCACCAACGCGGCCAGGCACTCGGGCGCCACCGAGGTCGAGGTCTCGCTGCTCCGGCAGGGGAACCACGTGGTGCTCGGTGTCGAGGACAACGGCAGAGGCTTCCGCGGTGGAGCCGAGGGAGGAATCCAGGAAGGCGCCGGCATGCGTGGCATGCGGGAGCGCGCTCTTCTCGTCGCCGGAGAGCTGCGGATCGGGCCCGGGCAGCGTGGAGGAGTCCGGGTGGAGTTGAGGGTCTCGTGA
- a CDS encoding SPFH domain-containing protein, with product MSLLPILSTLPPSDSADRLVVTGVVGLAALAVGSLRVAPNRHWLVITRRGQVRRVVTTGLALRIPGLDACRLLPRDAQHLPIGVSALTRDGVQVQLLVTAVLRVADPVVAGSLADPIGTTLAEVRDLLRRLLADHDVEDVLRVRTTIERSAWEAGHGVEIEGVLVDAIDLELVHAKYRSQT from the coding sequence ATGAGTCTCCTTCCGATTCTGTCCACCCTGCCGCCCAGCGACTCCGCTGACCGGCTCGTTGTCACCGGCGTCGTCGGCCTGGCGGCGCTGGCGGTCGGGTCGTTGCGGGTGGCACCGAACCGGCACTGGCTGGTGATCACTCGGCGTGGACAGGTCCGTCGGGTGGTCACCACCGGCCTCGCGCTGCGGATCCCCGGCCTCGACGCGTGCCGGCTTCTGCCGCGCGACGCCCAGCATCTGCCGATCGGGGTTTCGGCGCTGACCCGCGACGGCGTCCAGGTCCAGCTTCTGGTCACCGCCGTACTGCGCGTTGCCGACCCGGTCGTCGCCGGCTCCCTCGCCGACCCGATCGGTACGACGCTCGCCGAGGTGCGCGACCTGCTGCGCCGGCTGCTCGCCGATCACGACGTCGAGGACGTACTGCGGGTGCGGACGACGATCGAGCGCAGCGCATGGGAGGCCGGGCACGGCGTGGAGATCGAGGGCGTGCTGGTCGACGCCATCGACCTCGAGCTGGTTCACGCGAAGTACCGCAGCCAGACGTAG
- a CDS encoding ATP-binding protein, whose amino-acid sequence MARAIDRLVRTSSPVLVGREAELRLLTGTVGRGASVALIEGEAGIGKSRLVRELLQQPETTGLHRLIGYCQPLREPFPYGAVIEALRDFPERTESAFSPLTAVLRPLLPELADRFPEARRPAGDPATERHQVFRAVRELLTAAGPALLVIEDLHWADDGSRQLLRFLMTDPPDNLSVVVTYRREDLTTGPPLGTAYRPPIGLPSAIVALEPLDVAGVRALTAAILGAETIGTDLATLLYQRTAGIPFVVEEAVRTLPQPIDGRTTQRLLDHVEVPALLRDAMNERLSSLAPEARAVSCATAVLGVPVTIELLGGITELPPELVERALTEALSAGVLREAGDGRYAYRNALGRQAVYDSLPGPRRQGLHRRIADLLATADPQPQLQLAEHSRHAGRTEDWRRYAESAADRGTEIGDTSTATRLLQRLLAEPDLPSAAVDRLAAKLGLAAYTGLDQTDPMDTLRRLLIDHRLSPAVRGEVRLYAGLLLIRADGGVAAGRAEIERAIPDLGARPDLVAKGVAVLAQPWLGTASLEQTRRWSVRAEEGLRTTTDPVLTTSLQANLLASRLHAGDGRVWEAFAVLNRPTEEPAEQRQLARLHCNLADACAAIGDLATAGELLRSGMQFATDSGAPFVVSTARSTQARVDWITGQWAGLDERAGQLLDEYRDLFPVTSEVSLALAGLAVARGEWGEAEEHLAATGVPNPADAIAPVALGGFALQAWMELTRGRLPAAVDSAERGLGLLRRKQVWAWAGEIVPAAMGALLAVGRRDDAQRVLDELDLEVDGLDAPLSRIAVGCGRAQVAEADGDLTAAIALYRATQREYDEVLAPYFAALVAERAAGCQLVVEESVGLRELAVVADSFDHLGATYDAARCRHELRSRGATAPSRRGRKGYGTELSPREQEVARLLGSGHTNREIAEVLFLSPRTVEQHVAKVLRKLGVSSRSELAR is encoded by the coding sequence ATGGCCCGCGCGATCGATCGGTTGGTCCGAACGAGTTCACCGGTGCTGGTCGGCCGGGAGGCCGAGTTGCGCCTGCTCACCGGCACGGTCGGCCGTGGCGCGTCGGTCGCGCTGATCGAGGGTGAGGCCGGCATCGGCAAGAGCCGCCTGGTCCGGGAGCTGCTGCAGCAGCCGGAGACCACCGGACTCCACCGGCTGATCGGCTACTGCCAGCCCCTGCGCGAACCGTTCCCGTACGGCGCAGTGATCGAGGCGCTGAGAGACTTCCCGGAGCGTACAGAGAGCGCTTTCTCGCCGCTCACCGCCGTGCTCCGGCCGCTGCTGCCGGAGCTGGCCGACCGGTTCCCCGAGGCTCGTCGGCCCGCCGGCGATCCCGCGACCGAGCGGCATCAGGTGTTCCGGGCGGTCCGGGAACTGCTGACGGCGGCCGGCCCCGCGTTGCTGGTGATCGAGGATCTGCACTGGGCCGACGACGGGTCGCGCCAGCTGCTGCGCTTCCTGATGACCGATCCGCCGGACAACCTGTCCGTCGTGGTCACCTACCGCCGCGAGGATCTGACCACCGGACCACCACTCGGTACGGCGTACCGGCCGCCCATCGGCCTGCCCAGCGCGATCGTCGCCCTGGAGCCCCTCGACGTCGCGGGCGTCCGCGCGCTGACCGCCGCGATCCTCGGTGCGGAGACGATCGGCACGGACCTGGCCACGCTGCTCTACCAGCGGACCGCGGGCATCCCGTTCGTCGTGGAGGAGGCCGTTCGGACGTTGCCGCAACCGATCGACGGCCGGACGACCCAGCGGTTGCTCGACCACGTCGAGGTGCCGGCGCTGCTGCGGGACGCGATGAACGAGCGGTTGTCGAGCCTCGCCCCGGAGGCCCGCGCGGTCAGCTGCGCGACCGCGGTGCTCGGCGTACCGGTCACGATCGAGCTGCTGGGTGGGATCACCGAGCTGCCGCCGGAGCTCGTCGAGAGAGCGCTCACCGAAGCGCTCTCGGCCGGCGTACTGCGGGAGGCGGGCGATGGGCGGTACGCGTACCGGAACGCCCTGGGCCGGCAGGCCGTGTACGACAGCCTGCCAGGTCCGCGTCGCCAGGGACTGCACCGGCGGATCGCGGATCTGCTCGCCACCGCCGATCCCCAACCGCAGTTGCAGCTGGCCGAGCACAGCCGGCACGCCGGCCGGACCGAGGACTGGCGCCGGTACGCCGAGTCAGCCGCCGACCGCGGCACCGAGATCGGCGACACCTCGACCGCGACCCGGCTGCTCCAGCGCCTGCTCGCCGAGCCGGATCTGCCGAGCGCCGCCGTCGACCGGCTCGCCGCCAAGCTCGGTCTGGCGGCGTACACCGGACTCGACCAGACCGATCCGATGGACACGCTCCGCCGGCTGCTCATCGATCACCGCCTCTCCCCCGCCGTACGCGGTGAGGTACGCCTCTACGCCGGTCTGCTGCTGATCCGCGCCGACGGCGGAGTCGCGGCCGGCCGCGCCGAGATCGAACGCGCGATCCCCGATCTCGGCGCGCGTCCCGACCTGGTGGCCAAGGGCGTCGCGGTGCTGGCGCAGCCCTGGCTCGGTACGGCGTCTCTCGAGCAGACCCGCCGCTGGTCGGTCCGCGCTGAAGAGGGCCTGCGGACGACGACCGATCCCGTGCTCACCACGTCGCTGCAGGCCAACCTGCTGGCGTCGCGATTGCACGCCGGCGACGGGCGGGTCTGGGAGGCGTTCGCCGTACTGAACCGGCCGACCGAGGAACCGGCCGAGCAGCGGCAGCTGGCCCGGCTGCACTGCAACCTGGCCGATGCCTGTGCCGCGATCGGCGATCTGGCGACGGCCGGTGAGCTGCTGCGGAGCGGAATGCAGTTCGCGACGGACTCCGGTGCGCCGTTCGTCGTCAGTACGGCGCGGTCGACGCAGGCCCGGGTCGATTGGATCACCGGGCAGTGGGCCGGGCTGGACGAGCGGGCCGGGCAGTTGCTCGACGAGTACCGGGATCTGTTCCCGGTGACCAGCGAGGTGTCGCTCGCCCTGGCCGGGTTGGCGGTCGCACGCGGCGAGTGGGGTGAGGCGGAGGAGCACCTGGCCGCGACTGGTGTGCCTAATCCGGCCGACGCGATTGCGCCGGTGGCGCTGGGTGGGTTCGCGTTGCAGGCGTGGATGGAGTTGACGCGCGGTCGGCTTCCCGCTGCGGTGGACTCGGCCGAGCGTGGGCTGGGGCTGCTTCGGCGCAAGCAGGTCTGGGCCTGGGCGGGCGAGATCGTGCCGGCGGCGATGGGCGCGTTGCTTGCCGTCGGACGGCGGGATGACGCGCAGCGGGTGCTGGATGAGTTGGATCTCGAGGTCGATGGGCTGGATGCGCCGCTGAGCCGGATCGCTGTGGGGTGCGGGCGGGCGCAGGTGGCCGAGGCCGACGGCGATCTGACGGCAGCGATCGCGCTCTATCGGGCGACTCAGCGGGAGTACGACGAGGTGTTGGCGCCGTACTTCGCTGCCCTGGTCGCCGAGCGGGCGGCGGGCTGTCAGCTTGTAGTTGAGGAGTCGGTGGGGCTGAGGGAGCTTGCGGTGGTGGCGGATTCGTTCGATCACCTGGGCGCGACGTACGACGCTGCTCGGTGCCGGCACGAACTGCGCAGCCGCGGTGCGACGGCGCCGTCGCGGCGAGGGCGCAAGGGGTACGGGACCGAGTTGTCGCCGCGGGAGCAGGAGGTCGCCCGGCTGCTCGGGAGCGGGCACACGAATCGGGAGATCGCCGAGGTGCTGTTCCTGTCGCCGCGGACGGTGGAGCAGCATGTGGCGAAGGTGTTGCGGAAGCTTGGGGTGAGCTCTCGGTCCGAGTTGGCGCGGTGA